A window of Zingiber officinale cultivar Zhangliang chromosome 5A, Zo_v1.1, whole genome shotgun sequence contains these coding sequences:
- the LOC121982218 gene encoding GEM-like protein 5: protein MEKDAKVVDAHVDAAEQAKWGTRQMGPPAAPAAHPENQRAALWTLRGDDERPPYVLDFQPVSRPAGSPMESILDYFNSWAKKAEDLAQNIWHNLKAAPSMTEAAMGKLSLSAKAFTEGGFESLYRRTFHTDPNERLKKTFACYLSTAAGPVAGTLYISTANVAFCSDRPLSFRAPSGQETWSYYKVMIPLGKIANVSPTTSGGNPAQKFIHVVTVDGHEFWFMGFVNFEKAAEHLLDAVADYAAAAAAGGAQQPGIAQSVGV from the exons ATGGAGAAGGACGCCAAGGTAGTGGACGCCCACGTCGACGCCGCAGAGCAGGCCAAGTGGGGGACTAGGCAGATGGGCCCGCCGGCGGCGCCTGCGGCGCACCCGGAGAACCAGAGAGCCGCACTGTGGACGCTGCGAGGCGACGACGAGCGTCCCCCCTACGTGCTCGACTTCCAGCCGGTGAGCCGGCCGGCCGGCAGCCCCATGGAGAGCATCCTCGACTACTTCAATTCCTGGGCCAAGAAGGCCGAGGACCTCGCGCAAAACATCTGGCACAACT TGAAGGCGGCGCCTTCGATGACAGAGGCGGCGATGGGGAAGCTCAGCCTCTCCGCGAAAGCCTTCACTGAGGGTGGATTCGAGTCGCTCTACCGGCGGACCTTCCACACCGACCCCAACGAACGGCTCAAGAAAACCTTCGCCTGCTACCTCTCCACCGCCGCCGGGCCCGTCGCCGGGACCCTGTACATCTCCACTGCCAACGTCGCCTTCTGCAGCGACCGGCCCCTGTCCTTCCGGGCGCCTTCCGGTCAGGAAACCTGGAGCTACTACAAG GTGATGATCCCGCTGGGGAAGATAGCGAACGTGAGTCCGACGACGTCGGGCGGGAACCCGGCGCAGAAGTTCATACACGTAGTGACGGTGGATGGGCACGAGTTCTGGTTCATGGGCTTCGTTAACTTCGAGAAGGCGGCGGAGCATCTGCTGGACGCGGTGGCGGACtacgcggcggcggcggcggcgggtgGAGCTCAGCAGCCTGGGATCGCGCAGAGCGTCGGCGTTTAG